The following is a genomic window from Alkaliphilus sp. B6464.
AGTATTTATTTTTTCAATATTTAATTGGCCATCATTTACCGCCATTTGTGCAGCTGCAACAGCAAATTGAGTAAATCGATCCATCTTTTTCGCTTCTCTTTTATCGATATAATCTTCAACATTAAAGTCTTTTACCTCTGCAGCAATCTTGGTAGTAAAATCTTCTGTATCGAATTTTGTAATATAATCTATGCCAGAAACACCCGTTGTTAGTGATTTCCAAAATTCTTCTTTTCCAGTACCTACAGGTGTAATACATCCAATTCCTGTTATTACTACTCTTCTTTCCATAGTGCTACCTCCTCTATTACAAAATCCCGATTATATCGGGATTTAATATTACTATTTATTTAACTCTACATAATCAACAATATCCCCAATATTCTTAAACTTTTCAGCTTCATCATCTGGAATTTCAATACCAAATTCATCTTCAATTTCCATGATTATTTCAACAGCATCTAATGAGTCTGCTTCTAAATCGTTCATTAAAGAGGTGGCTCTAGTAATTTCGCTAACGTCTTCTACACCTAATTGGCCCGCAATAATCTTAACAACCTTTTCAAATGACATATAAAATTCCTCCTAATTGTTTTATATTTTTTATAACGCATAAGAAAGTATAAAACTCCTTAATATACACCTTCTATAAAATGCGTTTCAACAAATGCTTCTTTAGTTTAAAAAGTTTCGATAGAAGCCTTTGTTATTTCAAAGTGTTTAAAAACTTACATTGCCATACCGCCATCAACATGAATTACTTGACCAGTAATATAGCTAGCATTGTCACTACTTAAAAATAATACTAGATTCGCAATATCTTCCGGCTTACCATATTTCTTCATAGGAATAATTTCTAGCATACTTTCCTTTACATTTTCAGGTAAAACCTTTGTCATATCGGTTTCTATAAATCCTGGAGCAATTGCATTTACTGTGATGTTTTTACCTGCTATTTCCTTAGCCAAAGATTTAGTAAAACCGATAACACCAGCCTTTGATGCACAGTAGTTTGCTTGACCCGGATTTCCTACAACCCCTACTACTGATGATAAATTAATAATTTTACCATACTTTCGTTTTATCATTTTTCTAACAACTGCCTTTGTACATAGAAATACACCTTTTAAATTTATATCCATTACTTGATCCCAGTCTTCTTCTTTCATTCTAATAAATAGGTTATCACGTGTAATTCCAGCATTATTTACTAGAATATCAATTCCATCAAATATTTCTTCTATTTTGTACATCATGTAGTTTATTTCTTCAGCATTTGAAACGTTTGCCTTCACTGCTAAAGCTTTAACATTGAAACTTTCAATCTCTTCTACAACCTTTGCTGCACTTTCTTCATTGCTTGTGTAGTTTATAATAACATTTGCACCTTGATTAGCAAGGGCTAAAGCAATTGATCTACCTATACCTCTGGATCCCCCTGTTACTAAAGCTGTTTTGCCTGTTAAATTCAAAATTACACCTCCAATTTTACTTGTAGTACTTGTTTAAAGCTGTTTACATCTTCAACATTATAAATATTAACCTTCTTTTCTTTAGTCTTGGCTATTCTTTTTATAAATGAAGATAAGACTTTACCTGGCCCAATCTCTATAAAATTATCTACTCCTTCATCTAACATTAAAGAAACAGAGTCTTCCCATAGTACAGATTTACTTACCTGCTGAACTAAAGAAGGTATAACCTTTAATTTTGATGATAGTATCGATGCTTCTACATTAGTTATAACAGGGATCTCTGGATCATTTATTTTTAACAATTCAAGATCTTGTTGAAGTTTTTCACCAGCACCTTTAAGCAAACTACAATGAAAAGGAGCACTAACAGGTAATATAACAGCTTTTTTAGCACCAAGCTCTGCTGCCATTTTCACAGCAGCCTCAACTGCCTTTATTTCACCAGAAATAACTATTTGTCCTGGGCTATTGTAATTAGCCGCTTCTACTATTCCATATTGTCTAGCTTTTTCTATACATAGTTGCATCTGATCTCTATTTAATCCTAAAATAGCTGCCATGGTGCCTATTCCCATTGGTACTTCTTCCTGCATATATCTACCTCTTTTTTTAACCAATTTAACTGCATCTTTAAATGAAAATACTTTTGACTTAACTAAGGAGGTATATTCCCCTAGACTTAGTCCAGCAGTCATGTGACAGTTAAGTCCCTCATTTTCCAATACCTTTAGCATAGCAATCGAAGTAGTTAAAATGGCTGGCTGGGTATTTTCGGTCTTCATCAATTCATCGTCTGGTCCTTCGAAACAAAGTTTCTTCATATCAATATTTACTTCATCACTAGCCTCTTGAAAAATACTCTTTGCAACTGGAAAATTTTCAACAAAATCCTTCCCCATTCCTACATATTGAGCGCCTTGTCCTGGAAAAACAAATGCAATTTTCCCCATAACTATGCCTCCCCATTGAACTTGCTTACTAAAGTAAGCTGCTCATTTGCATCTGAAATTATTTCCTCTATTATTTCTTTACAGGGCTGAATTTTTGTAATCATACCAGCTATTTGTCCTGCCATTACAGATCCACTTTCTATATCTCCATCAATTACAGCTATTTTCAATTTTCCTTGTCCAAGTCTTTCAATTTCTTCCGCAGTAGCTCCGTCTTTCTCTAACCTGTTAAATTCTCTTACTAGCTTGTTTTTTAACACTCTTACAGGGTGACCTGTAACTCTTGCTGTAACTACTGCATCTCTGTCCTTAGCATTTATTATCATTTCTTTATACCTATTATGAGCTATGCATTCCTCTGCACAAATAAATCTCGTTCCAATCTGCACTCCTTCTGCACCTAGGGATAGTGATGCTAATAGACCTCTACCATCAGCAATCCCTCCGGCTGCTATAACAGGAATACTAACTATGTCTACAACTTGCGGTACCAGTGCCATTGTAGTAAGTTCTCCGATATGTCCACCAGCTTCAGTCCCTTCAGCTATAACCGCATCTGCTCCCAGAGTCTCCATTCTCTTTGCAAGGGCAACGGATGGGATAACTGGAATTACTTTTGTGGCAACACTTTTAAACTTCTCCATAAACCTTCCAGGATTCCCTGCACCAGTAGTAACTACAGGAACCTTATTTTTACAAACAACTTCTACTACCTCGTCAACAAAAGGAGATAACAACATAATATTTACACCAAAAGGTTTATTTGTCATATTCTTTGCTTTTAAAATTTCCTTTTCTACAATTTCACCAGGCGCATTGCCAGCTCCAATTATACCTAATCCCCCTGCCTCAGAAACAGCAGCTGCCAACTCCGCAGTAGCAACCCAAGCCATACCACCTTGTAGTATAGGATATTTAATATTTAATATTTCACAAAGTCTATTTTTAATCATATATTTGCCTCCAATACAATATGCCTGCTTCACGTCTTAACTACAGAGTATATATCCTTTAATAACAAACTATCTATACCACCTAATTACAGATGATCCCCAAGTTAAACCCCCACCAAATGCAACCAAGGTCACTATATCTCCTGTTTTAATGTTACCTTTTCTAACAGCTTCATCCAATGCAACAGGTACAGAAGCTGCAGACATATTCCCATAATTATTTAAATTTACATAGACTTTATCCATATCCAGATTAAGTCTCTTTGCAGCAGCTTCTATAATTCTAATATTAGCTTGATGAGGGATCATATAATCTATATCATTCAATTTAAGGCCGCTACTTTCTATGGCCTGCAATGTTGACTTTGCCATTATCCTCACGGCAAACTTAAATACTTCACTTCCATCCATTTGCACATAATGTAAGTTATTTGCAACAGTTTCAATTGATGCTGGTATTCGAGAACCACCTGCTGGCTGTGTCAAATAGTCACCACTGGAACCATCAGCTCCTAGACTGCTAGACAGTATACCGTAGCCTTCTTTAACTGGTTGTAATATGGCTGCCCCAGCTCCATCACCAAATAAAACACAGGTGTTACGATCCTTCCAATTAAGAATTTTACTTAGGGTTTCTGCACCAATTACCAAGACATTTTTATACACACCTGATTTAATAAACTGCTCACCAATAGTGATGCCATAAATAAAGCCAGAACATGCTGCTTCAATATCAAAAGCCGCTGCATTCTTTGCGCCAATATTTTTTTGCACAATACAGGCAGTAGAGGGAAAGGCCATATCAGGAGTTACAGTAGCTACTATAATTAAATCAACATCTTCAGCTGATATTCCAGCGTTATCAATAGCTTTTTTAGCAGCTTCTGTAGCTAAATCTGATGTAGCTATTTTATCTTCTACAACTCTTCTCTTGGATATGCCTGTTCTGGTTCTAATCCATTCGTCAGTTGTATCTACCATATTTTCTAAATCAAAGTTAGTTAACTCTTTTTCAGGAAGATAGCTACCTGTGCCTGTAATCCCTACAGATAAAAATTTACTCAAGTGTATCAACTCCCAAACTGGTGATTTCTGTAGTAATATCTTCAATTATATTATTATCTACAAATTTGATTGCCTGTCGTACTGCATTTTTTATGGCTTTCCCATCCGAACTTCCATGAGCTTTAATTAGTACTCCATTAACACCTAGAAATGGTGCACCACCATATTCTGTATAATCAAATCTTTTTTTAAAGTCCCTTAATCCAGATTTTAATAATAAGGCACCAATCTTTCTAAAAGTATTCTTAACAAATTCTTCTTTTAATAAACCAAAAATAGACGATGCCAAACCTTCTGTAAGTTTTAAAATAACATTTCCCGTAAACCCATCACATAAGATAACGTCCGCATACCCGCTAGGTATATCTCTAGCTTCTACATTGCCTTTAAAGTTAAATGATGCATCCTTACAAAGATTATGTGCTGCCTTTACAACATCACTTCCCTTTTCTTCTTCTATTCCTATATTAACAGTACATACCTTCGGCTTTTTAATACCAATTACCTTTTCAGCATAAATACTTCCCATAATTCCAAACTCTAAAAAGTTTCTCGGTTTACAATCAGCATTAGCTCCTCCATCAATAAGTACAGAAATTCCTTTTGTGGTAGGATATACAGGAGCAAGTGCTGGACGATCTATTCCTTTAATTCTACCTAGCAACAAAAGTCCGCCTGCTAATAGAGCGCCTGTATTTCCAGCAGATATAATAGCATCTGCCTTATTCTCTTTAACCAGCTTCAATCCTACAACCATTGAAGAATCCTTTTTCTTTCTAATTGAAATTACAGGTTTATCTTCATTTGTAATCTGCTCACTGCAATGTATTATTTCTATTTTTTCCCTTGGATAATCATATTTTGCTAACTCATTTTCTATCATTGGCTGGTTACCCGTTAAAATAATATTTACGTCATAACTCTTAACAGCCTCTATAGCTCCTTCAACAGTAACTGATGGAGCATTGTCTCCTCCCATTGCGTCAATAACGATTTTCATATTTGGCCTCCTTATTTACTTTTAATTATTACCAATATGAATTTACCACGAAATACTTGTATTTGATTAACGTATATTTTAACATGAACAAAGTGATTATTTCCCCGTACTCTTATCACTTCGGCCTTTGCTACTAGTTTATCTCCTGCACTAACAGGACTTAAGTATTTAATATTCGAAACCCCAGTTAGAGCTACTTCCGCATCTACTACAGCCATAGCTAAGGATT
Proteins encoded in this region:
- the acpP gene encoding acyl carrier protein, with product MSFEKVVKIIAGQLGVEDVSEITRATSLMNDLEADSLDAVEIIMEIEDEFGIEIPDDEAEKFKNIGDIVDYVELNK
- the fabG gene encoding 3-oxoacyl-[acyl-carrier-protein] reductase; translated protein: MLNLTGKTALVTGGSRGIGRSIALALANQGANVIINYTSNEESAAKVVEEIESFNVKALAVKANVSNAEEINYMMYKIEEIFDGIDILVNNAGITRDNLFIRMKEEDWDQVMDINLKGVFLCTKAVVRKMIKRKYGKIINLSSVVGVVGNPGQANYCASKAGVIGFTKSLAKEIAGKNITVNAIAPGFIETDMTKVLPENVKESMLEIIPMKKYGKPEDIANLVLFLSSDNASYITGQVIHVDGGMAM
- the fabD gene encoding ACP S-malonyltransferase, producing the protein MGKIAFVFPGQGAQYVGMGKDFVENFPVAKSIFQEASDEVNIDMKKLCFEGPDDELMKTENTQPAILTTSIAMLKVLENEGLNCHMTAGLSLGEYTSLVKSKVFSFKDAVKLVKKRGRYMQEEVPMGIGTMAAILGLNRDQMQLCIEKARQYGIVEAANYNSPGQIVISGEIKAVEAAVKMAAELGAKKAVILPVSAPFHCSLLKGAGEKLQQDLELLKINDPEIPVITNVEASILSSKLKVIPSLVQQVSKSVLWEDSVSLMLDEGVDNFIEIGPGKVLSSFIKRIAKTKEKKVNIYNVEDVNSFKQVLQVKLEV
- the fabK gene encoding enoyl-[acyl-carrier-protein] reductase FabK, which encodes MIKNRLCEILNIKYPILQGGMAWVATAELAAAVSEAGGLGIIGAGNAPGEIVEKEILKAKNMTNKPFGVNIMLLSPFVDEVVEVVCKNKVPVVTTGAGNPGRFMEKFKSVATKVIPVIPSVALAKRMETLGADAVIAEGTEAGGHIGELTTMALVPQVVDIVSIPVIAAGGIADGRGLLASLSLGAEGVQIGTRFICAEECIAHNRYKEMIINAKDRDAVVTARVTGHPVRVLKNKLVREFNRLEKDGATAEEIERLGQGKLKIAVIDGDIESGSVMAGQIAGMITKIQPCKEIIEEIISDANEQLTLVSKFNGEA
- a CDS encoding beta-ketoacyl-ACP synthase III, with protein sequence MSKFLSVGITGTGSYLPEKELTNFDLENMVDTTDEWIRTRTGISKRRVVEDKIATSDLATEAAKKAIDNAGISAEDVDLIIVATVTPDMAFPSTACIVQKNIGAKNAAAFDIEAACSGFIYGITIGEQFIKSGVYKNVLVIGAETLSKILNWKDRNTCVLFGDGAGAAILQPVKEGYGILSSSLGADGSSGDYLTQPAGGSRIPASIETVANNLHYVQMDGSEVFKFAVRIMAKSTLQAIESSGLKLNDIDYMIPHQANIRIIEAAAKRLNLDMDKVYVNLNNYGNMSAASVPVALDEAVRKGNIKTGDIVTLVAFGGGLTWGSSVIRWYR
- the plsX gene encoding phosphate acyltransferase PlsX, with amino-acid sequence MKIVIDAMGGDNAPSVTVEGAIEAVKSYDVNIILTGNQPMIENELAKYDYPREKIEIIHCSEQITNEDKPVISIRKKKDSSMVVGLKLVKENKADAIISAGNTGALLAGGLLLLGRIKGIDRPALAPVYPTTKGISVLIDGGANADCKPRNFLEFGIMGSIYAEKVIGIKKPKVCTVNIGIEEEKGSDVVKAAHNLCKDASFNFKGNVEARDIPSGYADVILCDGFTGNVILKLTEGLASSIFGLLKEEFVKNTFRKIGALLLKSGLRDFKKRFDYTEYGGAPFLGVNGVLIKAHGSSDGKAIKNAVRQAIKFVDNNIIEDITTEITSLGVDTLE